The sequence CCGTCTCGAGGAGTCGTAAACGGAGGAGTCGATCAAACTAGACGAGTAGCCTCACACTAGCTGTCTCCACTAGTCTACCCGAAACCCTACCCGAAAGAAGAATGAGCTCTTTCTAGTGCGGATACGGTTATCATCTATCATACTTAAATCCTTCCAACTAGAAGGCCGGATCCAGGGCTGACCCCCCGCCCCTCTCTTGGTCGTTCCACCCGAAACAAAGGGGTGGGGGGGTTCGGGGCGACCTCTCTCTGTCTCGCCTCCCCCTCTCCTTTTCCCCTTGTTTTTTTCCGGTGTGCCCTCTCCCGCTCGACAGTTCCTCTCCATCCCCCTTCGTCCCCTCTTCTCTCCTTCTCCCCCTTCATCTGTTCTGCTTCCCCGGTCTCTTCCTCTCAGGTCTCTTCCTCTCATCTCTCTTCTCTTTTTCTCCTCTCTCATCCCTCCCTCATCTACTCCTCTCTCCTCTCCTCTGCCCTTCCTCGCTCCTCGCGTTTTGCTCGGTCCGCCCTCCGCCTCCGGCCGTGCCCAGCCGTCCACCCTGCGCACCCCGATCCCGCGCACCCCGCCTCTACCGACACACCACGACCGCCCCCCTCTTTCGAGTGCGCGCCACACCGACCCCCGACTGCGACGGGTACTGTGGTATCCTTTCACAACCGAAATCTTTAATAGATTCTCAACCGGGGGTTCTTGTGGTTCAGGTGGACACACGCCGGAACGGGAAACGGGGCCGTCAGGGGCGTTCTCGGCGATGTGGACCCGTACGCGGGGCGCGAAGCGCCCATCTCCAATCGAAACGAAGGGGTTTCCCACGACATGACAGACGCGGACGAACCGCGGGATGGCACGGGCGACGTCGACAGTGACGACCCCGAATTCACCGGTGTATCGGAAGGAGTTGCCGACTCTGTCGCCTCACCCTCCTCGGAGTCGACTCCACCCGAAGCGACGCTCGACGACGTCCTCGCCGAAGAGGAGTCCGCCGACGAGGCCTCCCAGGGGCTGTTCGACGACCTGCTGAGCGGCCAGCCCATCTTCGAGAACAAGGAGGTACTCCGCCCGTCCTACACCCCCCGGAAGCTCCCCCACCGAGAGGAGCAGATCAACAACATGGCGACGATCCTCGTGACGGCCCTGCGCGGGGACACGCCCTCGAACATCCTCATCTACGGGAAGACGGGGACCGGAAAGACCGCGAGCGCGAAGTTCGTCTCCGACGAACTCGAGTCCACTTCCGAGAAGTACGAGGTCCCCTGCGAGGTCGAGTACATCAACTGCGAGGTGACCGACACTCAGTACCGCGTGCTCGCCCAGCTCGCGAACAAGTTCATCGAGAAAAACCGCGAGTCCATCGACGACGAACTCGCCGACCTCGAGACGCTTCGCGAGGAGGGCGGCGACCTCGCGGGGTCGAGCTACGACTCCCCCCAAGCTGTCGAGCAGCGCATCGGGGAACTCGAGGACGCCCGCGACCGCTTCGAGGAGGTGCCGATGACCGGGTGGCCGACCGACCGGGTCTACAGTTCCTTCTTCGACGCGGTCGACTACCGCGAGCGCGTGGTGGTGATCATGCTCGACGAGATCGACAAACTCGTCGAGAAGTCCGGCGACGACACCCTCTACAACCTCTCCCGGATGAACTCCGAACTCGAGAACTCCCGGGTGTCGATCATGGGGATCTCCAACGACCTCAAGTTCACCGACTTCCTCGACCCGCGTGTCAAATCCAGCCTCGGCGAGGAGGAGATCGTCTTCCCGCCCTACGACGCGAACCAGCTTCGGGACATCCTCGAGCACCGCGCGGAGGAGGCCTTCGAGCCGGACGCGCTCACCGACGACGTCATTCCGCTGTGTGCGGCCTTCGCCGCCCAGGAACACGGCGACGCCCGCCGGGCGCTCGACCTGCTGCGGACCGCCGGCGAACTCGCCGAGCGCGACCAGACCGACGGCGTCGAGGAGGCCCACGTCCGCAAGGCCCAGGAGAAGATCGAACTCGACCGGGTGGTCGAGGTCGTCCGGACGCTCCCCCAGCAGTCCAAACTGGTGCTTTTCTCGATCATCCTGCTCGAGAAACAGGGGGTCCACAACATCAACACCGGCGAGGTGTACAACATCTACAAGCGGCTCTGCGAGGAGATCGACACCGACGTGCTCACCCAGCGCCGGGTGACCGACCTCATCTCCGAGCTCGACATGCTCGGGATCGTCAACGCTGTCGTCGTCTCGAAGGGCCGGTACGGCCGCACGAAGGAGATCAGCCTCTCGGTACCCCTGGAGGAGACCGAGGCCGTGCTCCTCTCCGACTCCCGGCTCGGCGACATCGAGGACGTCCAGCCGTTCGTCCAGGCCCGCTTCGACAGCTGAACTCGCGACGGGAGGAGGGCGGCCTCCCCGCGCTCCCCTATCCTGCGGACTGCAGCCGGATCCAGCCCAGCCCCGGGATCTTGAACTCCGCGGTCCCGACGACCCACGCGGGTCTGACCGGCCCGGTCAGCCCCGTGGCCTGGTCGTAGCTGGGGTTGTTGTCACCCTTCGTGATGAAGCCGGCGTGGTCGGCGACACACCGGGGGTCGTTCGGACTCAGCGCGCCGAGATACGCCGAATCGGCGGCCGTACACCAGTTTTCACCCTCTTCGACCCAGAACATCGCCCGGTGGATGATCGGTGTCCCGCCCCGGTCGCCGTCGGCCGCAAAGACGATCACGTCA comes from Salinirussus salinus and encodes:
- a CDS encoding Cdc6/Cdc18 family protein, producing MTDADEPRDGTGDVDSDDPEFTGVSEGVADSVASPSSESTPPEATLDDVLAEEESADEASQGLFDDLLSGQPIFENKEVLRPSYTPRKLPHREEQINNMATILVTALRGDTPSNILIYGKTGTGKTASAKFVSDELESTSEKYEVPCEVEYINCEVTDTQYRVLAQLANKFIEKNRESIDDELADLETLREEGGDLAGSSYDSPQAVEQRIGELEDARDRFEEVPMTGWPTDRVYSSFFDAVDYRERVVVIMLDEIDKLVEKSGDDTLYNLSRMNSELENSRVSIMGISNDLKFTDFLDPRVKSSLGEEEIVFPPYDANQLRDILEHRAEEAFEPDALTDDVIPLCAAFAAQEHGDARRALDLLRTAGELAERDQTDGVEEAHVRKAQEKIELDRVVEVVRTLPQQSKLVLFSIILLEKQGVHNINTGEVYNIYKRLCEEIDTDVLTQRRVTDLISELDMLGIVNAVVVSKGRYGRTKEISLSVPLEETEAVLLSDSRLGDIEDVQPFVQARFDS